One segment of Polyodon spathula isolate WHYD16114869_AA chromosome 20, ASM1765450v1, whole genome shotgun sequence DNA contains the following:
- the LOC121295532 gene encoding cAMP-dependent protein kinase type I-alpha regulatory subunit-like, which produces MASGSTSSDEERSLRECELYVQKHNIQQLLKDCIVQLCTSRPERPMAFLRELFERLEKEEAKQILIQQKSNSRSDSREDEISPPPPMNPVVKGRRRRGAISAEVYTEEDAASYVRKVIPKDYKTMAALAKAIEKNVLFAHLDDNERSDIFDAMFSVTYIAGERVIQQGDEGDNFYVIDQGDMDVYVNNEWVTSIGEGGSFGELALIYGTPRAATVKAKTNVKLWGIDRDSYRRILMGSTLRKRKMYEEFLTKVSILESLDKWERLTVADALEPVQFEDGQKIVVQGEPGDEFFIILEGSAAVLQRRSEHEEFVEVGRLGPSDYFGEIALLMNRPRAATVVARGPLKCVKLDRPRFERVLGPCSDILKRNIQQYNSFVSLSV; this is translated from the exons ATGGCATCAGGCAGTACCAGCAGTGATGAGGAGAGAAGTCTGCGGGAGTGTGAGCTGTATGTCCAGAAACACAACATCCAGCAGCTTCTCAAGGACTGCATTGTCCAGCTGTGCACGTCGAGACCAGAAAGGCCAATGGCATTTCTCAGAGAGCTCTTTGAGAGACTGGAGAAG GAGGAGGCCAAGCAAATTCTGATCCAGCAGAAGTCAAACTCTCGCTCGGACTCACGGGAGGATGAGATCTCTCCACCCCCACCCATGAACCCTGTGGTGAAGGGGCGGCGGCGGCGTGGAGCCATCAGTGCTGAGGTCTACACTGAAGAAGATGCTGCCTCCTATGTCCGAAAG gTTATTCCTAAGGACTACAAGACAATGGCTGCTCTGGCTAAAGCTATTGAAAAGAATGTTCTGTTTGCACATCTTGATGACAATGAGAGGAG tgaCATATTTGATGCCATGTTTTCTGTCACTTACATTGCTGGCGAGAGAGTTATACAGCAAG GTGATGAAGGTGATAACTTCTATGTGATCGACCAAGGTGATATGGAT GTGTATGTAAACAACGAATGGGTGACCAGTATTGGAGAGGGTGGTAGTTTTGGAGAGCTCGCCTTGATTTATGGTACTCCCAGAGCAGCCACTGTGAAAGCAAAAACCAATGTGAAACTATGGGGCATTGACAGAGACAGCTACAGGAGAATATTAATG GGAAGTACCCTGAGAAAGAGGAAGATGTATGAAGAATTCCTTACCAAAGTGTCAATCTTAG AGTCTTTGGATAAATGGGAGCGCTTGACAGTGGCTGATGCCCTGGAACCTGTACAGTTTGAGGATGGGCAGAAGATTGTGGTGCAGGGAGAACCTGGGGATGAATTCTTCATTATTCTAGAG GGATCAGCTGCTGTGTTGCAGCGCAGGTCAGAGCATGAAGAGTTTGTGGAGGTTGGAAGACTGGGGCCATCGGATTATTTTG gtgaaatCGCCCTGTTAATGAATCGTCCACGTGCTGCCACTGTTGTAGCTCGTGGCCCCTTGAAGTGTGTGAAGCTTGACCGACCTCGATTTGAACGTGTCCTGGGTCCATGTTCAGATATTCTCAAACGAAACATCCAGCAATACAACAGCTTTGTCTCGCTGTCTGTCTGA